A genome region from Nicotiana tabacum cultivar K326 chromosome 13, ASM71507v2, whole genome shotgun sequence includes the following:
- the LOC107817742 gene encoding putative small nuclear ribonucleoprotein G isoform X1, whose translation MSRSGQPPDLKKYMDKQLQIELRLTATSKHSAVKLNANRLVIGTLRGFDQFMNLVIDNTVEVNGNEKNEIGMVVIRGNSVVTIEALEPVARAQ comes from the exons ATGAGCAGGTCGGGTCAACCTCCGGATCTCAAAAA GTATATGGACAAGCAACTTCAAA tAGAACTCCGGTTAACTGCAACAAGCAAGCATTCGGCAG TCAAGCTGAATGCCAACCGCTTAGTCATCGGCACTCTTCGTGGGTTTGATCAGTTCATGAATTTGGTCATTGACAACACTGTGGAAGTTAATGGCAATGAGAAGAATGAAATTGGCATGGTG GTAATTCGCGGTAATAGTGTGGTGACTATTGAAGCATTAGAGCCAGTTGCCAGAGCGCAGTAG
- the LOC107817742 gene encoding putative small nuclear ribonucleoprotein G isoform X2, with the protein MSRSGQPPDLKKYMDKQLQKLRLTATSKHSAVKLNANRLVIGTLRGFDQFMNLVIDNTVEVNGNEKNEIGMVVIRGNSVVTIEALEPVARAQ; encoded by the exons ATGAGCAGGTCGGGTCAACCTCCGGATCTCAAAAA GTATATGGACAAGCAACTTCAAA AACTCCGGTTAACTGCAACAAGCAAGCATTCGGCAG TCAAGCTGAATGCCAACCGCTTAGTCATCGGCACTCTTCGTGGGTTTGATCAGTTCATGAATTTGGTCATTGACAACACTGTGGAAGTTAATGGCAATGAGAAGAATGAAATTGGCATGGTG GTAATTCGCGGTAATAGTGTGGTGACTATTGAAGCATTAGAGCCAGTTGCCAGAGCGCAGTAG
- the LOC107817742 gene encoding putative small nuclear ribonucleoprotein G isoform X3: MSRSGQPPDLKKYMDKQLQIKLNANRLVIGTLRGFDQFMNLVIDNTVEVNGNEKNEIGMVVIRGNSVVTIEALEPVARAQ; the protein is encoded by the exons ATGAGCAGGTCGGGTCAACCTCCGGATCTCAAAAA GTATATGGACAAGCAACTTCAAA TCAAGCTGAATGCCAACCGCTTAGTCATCGGCACTCTTCGTGGGTTTGATCAGTTCATGAATTTGGTCATTGACAACACTGTGGAAGTTAATGGCAATGAGAAGAATGAAATTGGCATGGTG GTAATTCGCGGTAATAGTGTGGTGACTATTGAAGCATTAGAGCCAGTTGCCAGAGCGCAGTAG